The Methylobacterium currus genome contains a region encoding:
- a CDS encoding ABC transporter substrate-binding protein, with product MLTRLAAIAAVLAAISGPAAAQDVVRLGNLKFAHYGAISYMKEIAAKYNLKIDEKQFAKGADIYPAMAVDQIDIAASGADGAVAARGNGVKLLVVAGFANGGVRILGRPDLGAKTLADVKGKKVAVVRGGTQDLMLLAELEKNGLTWSERPGKDVQLVYFNNYADLNQALAQKYVDVICQSEPQSTQAISNGWGYEIVKPYDTPVGVPYRPLVMTEKMYTEKPEVAARVLKLFVEATKTFIEKPDLAEKYVREQVFKGQLSSKDFRDSMENADYTYDMPAGHMQVTADLMHKYGLGKMVNPPKSDAEWVKLDLLEKAKAELGAKSDAKPNTKTN from the coding sequence ATGCTCACGCGCCTCGCCGCAATCGCCGCCGTTCTGGCGGCCATCTCCGGCCCGGCCGCCGCCCAGGACGTCGTGCGTCTCGGCAACCTGAAATTCGCCCATTACGGCGCGATCTCCTACATGAAGGAGATCGCCGCGAAATATAATCTCAAGATCGACGAGAAGCAGTTCGCCAAGGGTGCCGACATCTATCCGGCGATGGCCGTCGACCAGATCGACATCGCGGCGTCCGGCGCCGACGGTGCGGTGGCGGCCCGCGGCAACGGCGTGAAGCTCCTGGTGGTGGCGGGCTTCGCCAATGGCGGCGTGCGCATCCTCGGTCGGCCCGATCTCGGCGCCAAGACCCTGGCCGACGTGAAGGGCAAGAAGGTCGCGGTGGTCCGCGGCGGAACCCAGGACCTGATGCTGCTGGCCGAACTGGAGAAGAACGGCCTGACCTGGTCCGAGCGCCCGGGCAAGGACGTGCAGCTCGTCTATTTCAACAACTACGCCGACCTGAACCAGGCCCTGGCCCAGAAATACGTCGACGTGATCTGCCAGAGCGAGCCGCAATCGACGCAAGCCATTTCCAACGGCTGGGGCTACGAGATCGTGAAGCCCTACGACACGCCGGTCGGCGTGCCCTATCGTCCGCTCGTCATGACCGAGAAGATGTACACCGAGAAGCCCGAGGTCGCCGCCCGTGTGCTGAAGCTGTTCGTCGAGGCGACCAAGACCTTCATCGAGAAGCCGGATCTCGCCGAAAAGTACGTACGCGAGCAGGTCTTCAAGGGCCAGCTCAGCAGCAAGGACTTTCGCGATTCGATGGAGAACGCGGATTACACCTACGACATGCCGGCCGGCCATATGCAGGTCACGGCCGACCTGATGCACAAGTACGGGCTCGGCAAGATGGTCAACCCGCCGAAGAGCGACGCCGAGTGGGTCAAGCTCGACCTGCTCGAGAAGGCGAAGGCCGAGCTCGGCGCCAAGAGCGATGCCAAGCCGAACACGAAGACGAACTGA